The following proteins are co-located in the bacterium BMS3Abin02 genome:
- the sigE_3 gene encoding RNA polymerase sigma-E factor: protein MSVGRVSDAEVYRQHARDLVRFATVLVGSDDAQDVVANAFLRCLSSNGWQEVTDRRAYLFRVVANEARNLKRSAARRRVREASVGGDPAVEIPSPRPDVVAAIGGLSVRQRSVVYLAYWEDMTDQMIAEYLGIGSGSVRRHLGRARSKLREVLDE from the coding sequence ATGAGCGTAGGGCGTGTTTCGGATGCGGAGGTGTATCGGCAGCACGCCCGTGACTTGGTCCGGTTCGCCACCGTGTTGGTGGGGTCCGACGATGCCCAGGATGTGGTGGCGAACGCGTTCCTTCGTTGCCTGTCATCGAACGGTTGGCAGGAGGTGACAGATCGGCGGGCGTACCTGTTTCGGGTGGTCGCCAATGAGGCCCGCAATCTGAAGCGGTCTGCGGCTCGTCGGCGGGTTCGGGAAGCGTCGGTGGGAGGTGACCCGGCGGTCGAGATCCCTTCGCCTCGCCCGGATGTGGTCGCTGCGATCGGAGGGTTGAGTGTCCGTCAGCGTTCGGTGGTGTATCTGGCCTATTGGGAGGACATGACCGACCAGATGATCGCCGAGTATTTGGGGATCGGGTCGGGGTCGGTTCGTCGGCATTTGGGGAGGGCCCGGTCGAAGCTTCGGGAGGTGCTCGATGAGTGA